The DNA segment GACTATAAAGCGCCTAAATTTAAAACTAAGGAGGAAATTTATGCATTTTTAAATCTGCCTGAACGCGAGGCTTTAATAAAGAAAAAATGCGAATGGATCGATACCACAGGACGAAGATGGCTAAAGGAAGCGAAAGAAAACGGTACGCTAAGCGAGGATTTGGACTTTAGCAATACAAAAACGTGGTACGATAGCGAGTGCAAAAAGTAAAAATAAACATAAAAATGAGCTAAAATACCGTAGAGGGAAAGGTTTTGTTGCGGCAGGGGTCATTTATGCTAAAAATCAAAAATTTCTATCTCGTCTCGGCGCTCATAATCGCAGCGCTTGGGCTTTACGTGGGGTTCGTGTTTTGTTACTACTACCAAAACCGAGCCACCGCGCAAAGCCTAGCCGTAGCAGAGCATATAAATTTAGTCAGTTTTCATAAACAACGTCTAGACGAGTGGCTGGGCGATAAACAAAAGATCGTCTCACCAGCATTTGCGGCGGTTGAAAGCTTAAGCCTCGCAAGCGAGCGTGAGCTGATCGAGGAGATTTTACGAAACATCGACGCGATGGGAGATTTTGGCGACATTTACGCCGAATACGACGATATGTATCTCATTAGCGCAGACGAGACGGCGATTGCGAATTACAAAGTCTCGCAAAGAGATTGGTATAAGATGGCGCTAAAAGGACTAGATATCGCGCCATCTTATCAAAACGCTTTTATGAAAGATAATATTATAATCTCGCTGATTAGAGCGTTTTTCTTAAAAAGCGCAGGCATGCGCGGCGCTCTCTCCACTGATCTTGCGTTAGATAAAATTCAAAACGAAATTTTAAAAATAAACGAAAATTTACAAGGTTTTGCATTTTTAATGACCAAAGAAGGTAGCGTGATCGCCTCGGCAAATCTCAAAAACCCGAGCGTCTGTCCGGAGTGCGAACTGGCTATATCAGCGATAAAATTTGGCAGCGTAGAGAAAAATTTGCACTATTACGAGGCGGAAGGGCAAAATTTTATCCTATTTTACGAGCCGCTTAAGAACGCAGATTGGATATTTGCGATGAGTCTGGATGAGAGTAAAATTTTTGCTCCGCTGGATAAAAATTTAAGGCAAAACATCGCATTTGCGCTCATTTTGGCACTATTTGGCGCGGCGGGGAGTTATTATGCGCTACGCATAAGCGGCTATGCGACCAAGCAGGCGCAGATCAAGGAGCAAATTTTGCTACAAAACTCCAAAATGGCGGCGATGAGCGAAATGTTTACGGCCGTGACGCATCAGTGGCGGCAGCCGATATCGGCGATAATGATTCTAACCGGAATGATAAAAATGCGGCTACAAAGCAACCCGTCCGCACAAAAAAGCCTAAAAAATGCAGACGAGATAGAAAATATCGTGAAATTTTTAGATCAAAGTTTGAGCTCCTTTAAGATGTTTTATCAGCCGCAAAACGAGCGCAAGCGGGTAAATTTGATCGAAATTTTAAACGAGGTCTTTTTGATCGCAAGGCCGCTTTTGCAACTAAAAGGTGCTCTGCTAGAGTTTAAATTTGACGATGGCGACTACGAGTTTAACTCCTATCCAAACTACCTAAAACAGGTCTTTTTAAATCTAATTTCAAACGCCAAGGATGCCTTCGAGAAAGACAAAAAAGACGCGCTCATAAAAGTAACCGCGCAAAAAACCGATGGCAAATTTATCGTCCGTGTCGAGGATAATGGCAGCGGCATCGAGCCGGCGGTAAGGCAGAATTTGTTTAAAGAGCTAAAAAGCACCAAGGGCGAGCGAGGTACGGGCAACGGGCTATATATTTGCAAGCTCTTGCTGGAAAATAGACTAAAGGGTTGCGTGCGAGTCGTAAGCTACGAAAAACCGACCGTGTTTGAGGTCGTTTTGGAGGGCGCGGATGGATGAACAGACGCTAAATTTGCTAAGAAAGCTTAAAATTTTACTGGTCGAGGATGATGCGTTTTTGGGCGCAACGCTGCTTGAGGCGCTAAAGCCCTATGCTGGCAAGGCGGTGCTTGAAACAGACGGCAAAGCCGCGCTTGAGAGGTTTTTTGCAGATGATTTTAACGTCGTCGTAACGGACATAAATTTGCCCAAAATTTCGGGGCTAAGTCTGGCCCGCCAGATTAAAGAAGTCGGCAAAAACGTACCGATTATCTTTATCACGGCGTTTGATAGCGGGCATAACGTAGAGGCTGCGATCGACATCGGCGCAGAGGCGTTTTTGCACAAGCCTTTTAGCTTAGAGCGGCTCTATGGCGCGCTTTTGATGGCCTTGGGCAAAGTGGATGGCGGACAAATGAGTCTTGGACGGGGGTATTTTTACGATGCAGAAGCAAAAGAGCTATTTAAGGGCGAGGCGGTGGTGCATCTAACCAAAACCGAGGCCGCACTACTTGAAATTTTAGTCGCAAACGCAGGCAGCGTTGTTAGCTTTGAAAGCTTGGAGCGAAACGTGTGGCGTTATAAGCAGGCCACGCCCGATGCAATGCGGATGTATGTCAATAAACTGCGCTCCAAAACCTACCACGAACTTATCGTAAACGTACAGGGCTACGGGTATAAGCTCGAAATTCCAAGCTGCGAGGATAGGTGAAATTCGGGCAAATTTTGTTCGCAATGCCGCTAGATACGAGAGAAGTTCGCTTTAAAATTTTTGAGCGGCATTGTCTGGCAAATTTGACTGACGCGAGCTTTGCGTTGCGCTATTTTGACCAAATTAGCTTTCTAAATTTTAGATTTATTACGATCGGTGATTGTTGGGGTGCGGGTAAAATTTGGCGCGCACTTTTTAGCGGCTGCTTGGCGAGGCTTACGGTGAAATTTGCCCTGCAGCGACCTTGCGGACGGCAAAAACCTAGCCAAATTTTACTTGCGCATTTTTATACGGGCAAGCCGGGCATTTATGGCCCAGCGATTGCATTAAATTTTTATAATGCTTGCTTTTGCCGTTTTTGTATCGAAATTACTTTATTTTTTGTGTTTTGATTGCGCGCTTATAATGCTTTTGCGCACTATAAGACTTAATTTTATTGCAAAATTCCGCATCAAATTTTGACAGCGCTAAATTTAAAGATTTGATTGTGGTAAAATTCGTATTGTTTTTACTATTATTCGTATTTTTACTATATCGACGAATTTGCTTTGCTCGTCATCGCAAGCATCGTGCCCAAAGTAAATGCAGGCGTATATTTAAGTCGCCAAAATACCAAAATACGTCGAATTTAAGGAACGCAATGAACTCTTTTAACGCCTTTTTCTCGGGTTTTTCGCTCGGACTCTCGCTGATTTTAGCTATTGGAGCTCAAAATGCCTTCGTGTTAAAGCAAGGCATCAAAAAACAGCATGTTTTTCTCGTTTGCACTATCTGCGCGCTTAGCGACGCCGTGCTGATTTTTGTGGGAGTGTCGGGCTTTGGCTATGTGGTTGAGCGCTATCAGGTCATCAAAACCGCCGCGCTTTGGGGTGGATTTGTATTTTTGAGCATTTACGGACTACGCAGCCTTTATAGTGCGTTTAGCGCCTCGCATACGCTAACGTCCGGCGACGAGGAGGCGCGCGGTGCGGCTAAAACGGCGCTTCTCACGCTAGCTTTTACGTGGCTAAACCCGCACGTATATCTTGACACCGCCCTGCTTTTAGGCTCGGTTTCTACGAAATTCGGCGAGCGTGCGGGGCTCTTTGGCGTAGGCGCGATGTGTGCGTCGTTTGCGTTTTTCTTTTCGCTCGGATACGGGGCGAGATTTTTAGCGCCGCTGTTTCAAAAGCCCGCCGCATGGAAAATTTTAGAGTTTTTCGTCGGCGTCACTATGATAACGCTCGGCGCGATGCTGGTAATAGGCGAGTGAGGTAGTAAAATTTCGCAAATTTATCTTTTAGAAAAAGCGATGAAAAGCTGATTATTTTTGTGATTGCGCTGCTATTTTGCAGGCGCGATAGCCTAAAGGACGATGAGTTTTGCGAGCAAAATTTGCACACGGCAAGAGAGGTTGCGATAGGCGCGGCGAGTGAGGATTTAAATCCGACTAAGAAAATCATAGCAAATTTTAGCGAAATTTAAAGGCGCCGAAGATGCGTCCGCCCTACAAATCGATCCATATATCAATGCCGATAGGGACGCGACAAAGCGGATCAAAGCAGATGCCCGCGCGATGTAAATTTAAGCATAAATTTTAAAATAAGTGCTTGAGAGCTCGAAAAATAAAGTGTCGGCTAAGACGGGTAAATTTAAATCCTATGAGAAAAATATTATAAAACTCGCCCCAAACGCTGCGCCATACAAGTCCGAGCGGCGCAAATCAAAAAGCGATAAAGCAAATGATCTGCGAATGTGCGACGAGCTCGGCGCCCGCGCGGGCAAATCGGCATTTCTCAACGAGCCGTGTCGCCTAAATCAGCGATAGCGGCAAGGCGGCGTATTTTGATTTAGAGGCGTTAAATTTCAAGATCCAAGCGAGGCGGGTGCGGATGAAATTTCATAAAATTTAGAGAATGAAAAAGTCGGCCCAAACAGGCTTTTGATAAAGACCGCCGCCGGCGAGGGTAAAATTTAAAACGGCGGAGCTAAGCCCCGCCGCAAATTTAAGCGCCTATGATTTTTGGCTTTGAAAACGCTCTGATAGGCCTTATCGCGCCTTTGTATTTTTCGACCTGGACTAAATTCGTATGCGCGATGTTGCTTTGCGCTAGCTTGCTCGTGCCTTTGTCTTTTGTGAGCACGTTTACGCATCCGTGTTGGCACAGGCTCTTTTTGCCATAGACTTCAGGATCGTACCATGCGCCCTCGCACACGATGACGACGTCGTCTTGGGTCTTGTCGCTTACTATCGCGCCGCATAAAATTTCACCCCTGTCGTTAAATACCCTGACCACGTCTCCCGTGACGATATCGCGCTTTTCGGCTGCGCTTTGGCTGATAAATATCGGCTCTCTGCCGTTTATCTTGGAGTAGTTTCTGACTATAGAATTGTCTAGCTGAGAGTGCAGCCTGAAGCGAGAGTGCGGAGTATTTAGCGCGAGAGGATATTTTTTGGTTTTTTCTTTATCGCCAAGCCACTCGGTAGGCTCAAACCACGCCGGATGCCCTAAGCAGTCGTCGTATTTCATTTTTGCGATGACGGGCGAATAAATTTCGATCTTTCCCGACGGCGTTCCAAGTCTAAATTTATTTGGATTTTCCCTAAAATTCGCAAATCTAGTGTAGTATTTTTTCTCTTCGTCTTTTTTGTCGAATTTTACGTATCCTCTTTCCCAAAACTCGTCAAACGTAGGCAGATTATCGTATCCGAGCGCTTTGGCTTGATCCATGGCGTCGGCAAAAATTTCTTTTATCCACTCCATCTCGGTCTTGCCCTCGGTAAATACCTCTTCCATGCCCCATCTCTTGCAAATTCCTTTGCAAATTTCAAAATCGCTCCTGCTCTCGCCCATAGGCTGGACGGCTTGCTTTATGGCAAAGATATATTCGCCCGTAGCGTTTGACTGCTCTATATCGTTTCTCTCAGGCTCGATAGCTGCAGGCAGGACTATGTCGCTAAGCTTGGCTCCGCTAGTCCAATAAGGCTCCATAGTTATTACGGTATCTAGCTTTTTCCACGCTTGTACCGCGCGGTTTAGCTCCTGATGCCTCGTAAATATCGAGCCGCTGGCGCTTACGGAAACTCTCATGCGCGGAAGTTTGTAAATTTCGCCGTTTCTTTGCATCTCTTGGCCCGGATTTAGCAGCGCGTCTATTATCCTACTATTTGGTATGACGTAGCCTTTATTTTTTACCCAAGGGCTGTCTTCGGTAGTGTATTTTTCGCTAGGGATCGAGCTTAAACCCTTTAAGGCGGGCGCTTTAAATCTATCCGTGCTGGTCGTATGTCCCTGATCGCAAGTCATAAAGCCGCAGCCCTCTTTGCCTATGTGTCCTAGCATCGAGGCTAGAGTGATGAGCATCCAATACGACTGCTCTCCGTGATCTTGCCTTTGGATGGCAAAACCGCTTATTATCAAAGACTCGTTTTTGGCTAGCGACACGCATAGCTCCTCTAGCTTTTTGACGCTTACGCCGCAAATTTTGCTAGCCCAGTCTAAATTTTTAACCACATTGTCGTTAGCGCCCAGGAAATAATCTTTAAATTTACTAAATCCGACCGTATATTTTTTTATAAAGGCTTCGTCGTATAGATTATTTTCGTATAGATAGTGGCACATACCTATCATCATAGCCGTATCCGTCCCCGGCACCACGCCCATAAAATCCGAGTTTAGATACCTAATCGTATCGTTTTTATAGGTATCTACGGCGTAAATTTTCTTTTCGCCCTTTGCGTTCATCTCTTTTAGTTTGGCATACACGTCGTAACCCTCGTGAGTAGGAACGCCTACGCCTATTTCATTGGTGATCACGGGGTTGCTTCCCCAAAACACTATCGTTTTAGCCGACCTTAGTATCGCTTCCCATCTCGTAGGGACTTCGTTTGGCTCGATAGTTCCGATAACGTGAGGCATGATAACGTGACCGGCGCCGTAGGAGTAGTTGCCGTCCTCCGAGACGAAGCCGCCTAGTATCGTTAGCATCCTTCTTGCCGTAGCTCTACCCCAGCTGACCTTACCGCTGCCGCCCCACCAGTAGCACTCGCCGTAGATGCTCTCGGAGCCGTATTTATCAAAATTTTCTTTTAGGGCTTTTGCGGCCAGATCAAGCGCCGTATCCCAGCTAACTCTTACGAATTCCTCCTCGCCTCTAAGCTCGGGTTTATTCGGCCCCTTTTTCTCCAAGTAGCTTTTTCTCACGCAAGGATACAGCACTCTGCTCTCGTTTTGGACGCAATCTGCGACGGCGTTGTTTAAAGTGCTCGGGAATTTATCCGCCTCAAAAGGATCTACGCTGGTTATCTGTCCGCTGACTACGTTTGCGTAAAACGGACCGAATCTGTTTGCGCAAAAAACTCTTTTCTGGTCAAAAAGCGTCTGAGTGACGCCCTCTATCCTACTGGCTTGCAAACTGGCGCTAGCTAGCACGCTAAGCTTTAAGAAATTTCGTCTTTTCATCTTTTCTCCCTTGAAATGAAATTTGGTTATCTCGTCTTTGGTATCGCGTTAAAGATATTTTCAGCTAAGCCTACGACTAAATTTGAAGTCGTCGGTGTTATTTATTAAACCTCCTTGAACTATAAAAACTAATTTTGTGGTTATAAACTATTATAAGATATAAATAATAAAAAATATATAAAATTGTAATTTTTAGGCGTGTGTTGTTTGGATTTTGATATATGATATAGTTTGCGGGCGCGGTTTGAATATTTATAAAAGAGATAAATTTAACCGAATTTGCCTTGTCGGCGGCGCGCAGACTTTCGCATCCTACGCCAAAGCCAGCCGCGCCCAGAAGCTCGCACACATAGAGTTTTTGTCAAATTTGCCGCTTTATTTGGAGTTTGACGAGTTTAAAAACGTGCAGGGCAGGCGGCTCGTCGTATCGCACTCAGCGGCCGGGCGAATGTGGGCGCTACGTAGCTCGGACGGCGATATCGCGGCGGAGTTTAGGCGGCACGTACTTTGCGGCAGGGGCGATTTTAGCCAAAACGATGGCGTCTTTAACGTCTACGGTCATACGCCGATCGCCGAGCCCGATATCATGGAATTTAGCGCAAATATCGACACCGGTTGCGTTTATAAGCAGGGTTTCGGCCATCTTTGTGCGCTTGAGTTTCCGAGCATGCGAGTCTTTATGCAGGAAAATATCGAGGACGGCGGGTGATTTTTAGTCAAATTTGAGGCTAAATTTGACTAAAATTTGAAATTTACGCACCGAGATCTGTACCGCGAAAATGCTAAATTTGGCTTGGTTAAATTTAGTATTGTGAGTTCGGCTTCCTTGCGTAAAAAACAACCGTTTGAGGTTGTTTTTTACTTTGTTGTAAAGGGGGTGGGGCTTGAATTGCGAAGTCGCTCCCCACCCCCTTTAATCCCCCCCCCTACGACGCTTTTAATGTGGCGACATAGCTTTGCTGACGCAAAGCGTCGCAAACATGATTCAAATTTGACGTTTTAAAGATGCGGGTCTCGGTGGGTCAAATTTGAAGCAGAAATTTACAAATTTAACTTCAAATTTGAGCGAAAAACGATAAGGCGAAGTGTCTTGTGATGAATTTAAATGTTGCGACGAAATTTTCAACCGAAGATAGAACATATAGTTCATCGAGGGAGAAAATTTCTAGCTCATTTAAAGGCGCGCAAGAAACGAGCCGCTCACAATTTACGTATCTTGGCGATCTCATCGCGCAATGCCGCCGCCTTCTCAAACTCCAGCTGCGCCGCGGCTTCCAGCATCTGTTTTCTTAGCTCTTTGATTATGCTCGCTCGTTCGGCGGCAGGCATTTTTTCCAGATTTGCGCCTTTTCTTAAGATCTCCGTGCCGTCCTCGACGTGCAGGCTCTCCTCGATATTTCGGCTGGCCGAGCGCGGCGTGATGCCGTGGGCGCGGTTGTACTCCTCTTGCATCTTGCGGCGTGCCAGCGTCGTATCCATCGCTTCTTGCATGGATTTGGTGATCTTTTTGGCAAACATCAACACCCGTCCGTTTACGTTTCTAGCCGCACGCCCCATCGTTTGTATGAGGCTCGTCGTCGAGCGCAAAAAGCCCTCCTTATCGGCGTCCATGATGGCTATGAGGCTAACCTCGGGCAGGTCCAGACCCTCTCTGAGCAAATTTATGCCGATGAGCATATCAAACTCGCCTCCTCTTAGCCCGCGGATGATCTCGTTTCGCTCAACGGCGTCGATGTCTGAGTGCATGTATTTGACCTTGATACCAAGCTCGGTGTAGTAGCGGCTGAGCTCCTCGGCCATCTTTTTAGTTAGCACGGTGACTAGCACGCGTTCGTTTCTCTCGATCGTTTTTTTCGCCTCGTCAAATAAAATCTCCACCTGATTTTCGCTGTCTTTTATCTCGATTAAGGGATCAAGTAGTCCCGTTGGACGTAAAATTTGCTCATATACGTGGCCGCAGCTTAAATTTATCTCGTATTCGTTCGGGGTCGCCGAGACGAAAAGAAATTTGGCGCGTTTGTTTATAAACTCGTCAAATTTGAGCGGACGGTTATCTAGCGCGGAGGGTAAACGAAAGCCGTACTCCACCAGCACCTCTTTGCGGCTGCGGTCGCCTGCGTACATACCGCGAAACTGCGGCAGGCTCACGTGGCTCTCGTCCACGATGACGAGGTAGTCCTTGCCGCCCAGCTCGAAATAATCAAACATCGAGTATGGCGTCTCTCCGGGCTTTTGCCCGGTTAGGTGTCGCGCATAGTTTTCGATGCCCTTGCACATGCCCGTGCTGCTCATCATCTCTAGGTCAAATTCCACTCGTTGTTTTAGGCGCTGCGCCTCGACGAGCTTGCTTTGCTCGTTAAATTCCTTTAGCCGCTCGGCTAGTTCCTCCTCGATCTGCTTGATGGCGATTTTTAGGCGGTTTTCGCCCACGATAAACTGGCTGGTCGGGTAGAGGATAAATTTTTTCAGGTCGTGTCTTTTTTTGTTTTCCAGCACGTCCAGGCTATACATCGTCTCGATCTCGTCGCCGAAAAACTCGATCCTAAATGCCTCGTCGTTAAAATACGCGGGATATACGTCCACCACGTCGCCGTTTACGCGAAAGTCGCCACGGTCGAAATAAACGTCGTTTCGCTTGTATCCCATATCCACTAGCTTTTGCAGTAGCGCGCGCTGGTTGATTTTATCGCCTACGTTTAGGTATGCGACCATGCCTTGGTATTCGCTAGGATTACCCAGGCCGTAGTTGGCCGATACCGACGCCACGCACACGACGTCGTCAAAGCTAAGCAAGCTCGCCGTCGCAGATAGGCGCAGACGCTCGAGTTCTTCGTTTACGGAGCTGTCCTTTTCTATGAAAAGGTCTTGACGCGGGATGTAGGCTTCGGGCTGATAGTAGTCGTAGTAGCTGATAAAGTACTCCACGTGATTTTTAGGGAAAAA comes from the Campylobacter rectus genome and includes:
- the uvrB gene encoding excinuclease ABC subunit UvrB, coding for MKNFEISSKFSPSEDQARAVANIVASVRSGNKYQTLLGVTGSGKTFTMANVIRELNMPTLIMTHNKSLAAQLYSEFKGFFPKNHVEYFISYYDYYQPEAYIPRQDLFIEKDSSVNEELERLRLSATASLLSFDDVVCVASVSANYGLGNPSEYQGMVAYLNVGDKINQRALLQKLVDMGYKRNDVYFDRGDFRVNGDVVDVYPAYFNDEAFRIEFFGDEIETMYSLDVLENKKRHDLKKFILYPTSQFIVGENRLKIAIKQIEEELAERLKEFNEQSKLVEAQRLKQRVEFDLEMMSSTGMCKGIENYARHLTGQKPGETPYSMFDYFELGGKDYLVIVDESHVSLPQFRGMYAGDRSRKEVLVEYGFRLPSALDNRPLKFDEFINKRAKFLFVSATPNEYEINLSCGHVYEQILRPTGLLDPLIEIKDSENQVEILFDEAKKTIERNERVLVTVLTKKMAEELSRYYTELGIKVKYMHSDIDAVERNEIIRGLRGGEFDMLIGINLLREGLDLPEVSLIAIMDADKEGFLRSTTSLIQTMGRAARNVNGRVLMFAKKITKSMQEAMDTTLARRKMQEEYNRAHGITPRSASRNIEESLHVEDGTEILRKGANLEKMPAAERASIIKELRKQMLEAAAQLEFEKAAALRDEIAKIRKL
- a CDS encoding response regulator transcription factor, which produces MDEQTLNLLRKLKILLVEDDAFLGATLLEALKPYAGKAVLETDGKAALERFFADDFNVVVTDINLPKISGLSLARQIKEVGKNVPIIFITAFDSGHNVEAAIDIGAEAFLHKPFSLERLYGALLMALGKVDGGQMSLGRGYFYDAEAKELFKGEAVVHLTKTEAALLEILVANAGSVVSFESLERNVWRYKQATPDAMRMYVNKLRSKTYHELIVNVQGYGYKLEIPSCEDR
- a CDS encoding molybdopterin-dependent oxidoreductase, with translation MKRRNFLKLSVLASASLQASRIEGVTQTLFDQKRVFCANRFGPFYANVVSGQITSVDPFEADKFPSTLNNAVADCVQNESRVLYPCVRKSYLEKKGPNKPELRGEEEFVRVSWDTALDLAAKALKENFDKYGSESIYGECYWWGGSGKVSWGRATARRMLTILGGFVSEDGNYSYGAGHVIMPHVIGTIEPNEVPTRWEAILRSAKTIVFWGSNPVITNEIGVGVPTHEGYDVYAKLKEMNAKGEKKIYAVDTYKNDTIRYLNSDFMGVVPGTDTAMMIGMCHYLYENNLYDEAFIKKYTVGFSKFKDYFLGANDNVVKNLDWASKICGVSVKKLEELCVSLAKNESLIISGFAIQRQDHGEQSYWMLITLASMLGHIGKEGCGFMTCDQGHTTSTDRFKAPALKGLSSIPSEKYTTEDSPWVKNKGYVIPNSRIIDALLNPGQEMQRNGEIYKLPRMRVSVSASGSIFTRHQELNRAVQAWKKLDTVITMEPYWTSGAKLSDIVLPAAIEPERNDIEQSNATGEYIFAIKQAVQPMGESRSDFEICKGICKRWGMEEVFTEGKTEMEWIKEIFADAMDQAKALGYDNLPTFDEFWERGYVKFDKKDEEKKYYTRFANFRENPNKFRLGTPSGKIEIYSPVIAKMKYDDCLGHPAWFEPTEWLGDKEKTKKYPLALNTPHSRFRLHSQLDNSIVRNYSKINGREPIFISQSAAEKRDIVTGDVVRVFNDRGEILCGAIVSDKTQDDVVIVCEGAWYDPEVYGKKSLCQHGCVNVLTKDKGTSKLAQSNIAHTNLVQVEKYKGAIRPIRAFSKPKIIGA
- a CDS encoding LysE/ArgO family amino acid transporter, translating into MNSFNAFFSGFSLGLSLILAIGAQNAFVLKQGIKKQHVFLVCTICALSDAVLIFVGVSGFGYVVERYQVIKTAALWGGFVFLSIYGLRSLYSAFSASHTLTSGDEEARGAAKTALLTLAFTWLNPHVYLDTALLLGSVSTKFGERAGLFGVGAMCASFAFFFSLGYGARFLAPLFQKPAAWKILEFFVGVTMITLGAMLVIGE
- a CDS encoding sensor histidine kinase; protein product: MLKIKNFYLVSALIIAALGLYVGFVFCYYYQNRATAQSLAVAEHINLVSFHKQRLDEWLGDKQKIVSPAFAAVESLSLASERELIEEILRNIDAMGDFGDIYAEYDDMYLISADETAIANYKVSQRDWYKMALKGLDIAPSYQNAFMKDNIIISLIRAFFLKSAGMRGALSTDLALDKIQNEILKINENLQGFAFLMTKEGSVIASANLKNPSVCPECELAISAIKFGSVEKNLHYYEAEGQNFILFYEPLKNADWIFAMSLDESKIFAPLDKNLRQNIAFALILALFGAAGSYYALRISGYATKQAQIKEQILLQNSKMAAMSEMFTAVTHQWRQPISAIMILTGMIKMRLQSNPSAQKSLKNADEIENIVKFLDQSLSSFKMFYQPQNERKRVNLIEILNEVFLIARPLLQLKGALLEFKFDDGDYEFNSYPNYLKQVFLNLISNAKDAFEKDKKDALIKVTAQKTDGKFIVRVEDNGSGIEPAVRQNLFKELKSTKGERGTGNGLYICKLLLENRLKGCVRVVSYEKPTVFEVVLEGADG
- a CDS encoding metallophosphoesterase family protein produces the protein MNIYKRDKFNRICLVGGAQTFASYAKASRAQKLAHIEFLSNLPLYLEFDEFKNVQGRRLVVSHSAAGRMWALRSSDGDIAAEFRRHVLCGRGDFSQNDGVFNVYGHTPIAEPDIMEFSANIDTGCVYKQGFGHLCALEFPSMRVFMQENIEDGG